Proteins encoded within one genomic window of Streptomyces sp. NBC_00523:
- a CDS encoding VIT1/CCC1 transporter family protein — protein sequence MTRAPEHDEPHGAGLGARLNWLRAAVLGANDGVVSTAGLVVGVAGATDDRGALLTAGLAGLLAGSLSMAAGEYVSVSTQRDSEKAALATEKRELQETPEAELAELTGLLEGKGLSREVAHEAAVQLTERDALRAHAEVELGIDPDDLTNPWHAAGASFLAFTVGALLPLLAIVLPPATARVPVTVLSVLAVLAVTGWWSARLGEAAPGRAVLRNMGGGAVAMAVTYAAGHLLGAAGV from the coding sequence ATGACGCGAGCGCCTGAGCACGACGAACCTCACGGTGCCGGGCTGGGCGCCCGGCTCAACTGGCTGCGGGCCGCCGTGCTCGGGGCGAACGACGGCGTGGTGTCCACCGCCGGACTCGTCGTCGGTGTCGCCGGGGCCACCGACGACCGGGGTGCCCTGCTGACGGCCGGGCTGGCCGGGCTGCTCGCCGGGTCCCTGTCGATGGCGGCCGGCGAATACGTCTCGGTGTCCACCCAGCGCGACTCGGAGAAGGCCGCGCTGGCCACCGAGAAGCGGGAGCTCCAGGAGACCCCGGAGGCGGAACTCGCCGAGCTGACCGGGTTGTTGGAGGGCAAGGGGCTGAGCCGCGAGGTCGCCCATGAGGCGGCCGTCCAGCTCACCGAGCGGGACGCGCTGCGCGCCCACGCGGAGGTCGAGCTCGGCATCGACCCGGACGACCTGACGAACCCCTGGCACGCGGCGGGCGCCAGCTTCCTCGCGTTCACCGTGGGCGCGCTCCTGCCGTTGCTCGCGATCGTGCTGCCCCCGGCCACCGCCCGGGTCCCGGTGACCGTGCTCTCCGTCCTCGCGGTGCTGGCCGTGACGGGCTGGTGGAGCGCCCGCCTGGGCGAGGCGGCCCCGGGCCGTGCGGTGCTGCGGAACATGGGCGGGGGAGCGGTGGCCATGGCGGTGACGTACGCGGCGGGGCATTTGCTGGGGGCGGCGGGGGTTTAG
- a CDS encoding SURF1 family cytochrome oxidase biogenesis protein — translation MYRFLMTRQWLILALLSLVLIPTMIELGFWQLHRHEHKVAQNALISRNLKADPVAVSALTSPGHTVPRADYWRTVTATGTFDEKHEVVVRRRTATDGSIGVHVLVPFDLKGGGTVLINRGWVPSADDQHAFPDVPAAPKGEVTVTGRLKADETTGASGIKDISDLPDRQVMLISSAQQARLLDRPVLGGYIELTAPAPKNGSPEPIEAPDDSSIGPHMAYAVQWWLFAAGVPVGFVVLARREKRDRVAAAEAAAAAAEDATPEPEPEPAQG, via the coding sequence GTGTACCGCTTCCTGATGACCCGGCAGTGGCTGATCCTCGCCCTCCTCTCGCTCGTCCTCATCCCCACGATGATCGAGCTGGGTTTCTGGCAGCTGCACCGGCACGAGCACAAGGTCGCGCAGAACGCCCTGATCTCGCGCAATCTGAAGGCGGACCCGGTCGCCGTGTCCGCACTCACCTCCCCCGGCCACACCGTTCCGCGCGCGGACTACTGGCGCACCGTGACGGCCACCGGGACCTTCGACGAGAAGCACGAGGTGGTCGTCCGCCGCAGGACCGCCACCGACGGCTCCATCGGCGTCCACGTGCTGGTCCCGTTCGACCTCAAGGGCGGCGGCACGGTCCTGATCAACCGGGGCTGGGTCCCCTCCGCCGACGACCAGCACGCCTTCCCCGACGTACCGGCCGCCCCGAAGGGCGAGGTGACCGTCACCGGGCGCCTCAAGGCCGACGAGACGACCGGCGCGAGCGGCATCAAGGACATCTCGGACCTTCCGGACCGTCAGGTGATGCTGATCAGCAGCGCCCAGCAGGCCCGGCTGCTGGACCGCCCGGTGCTCGGCGGCTACATCGAGCTCACCGCCCCGGCGCCGAAGAACGGCTCGCCGGAACCGATCGAGGCCCCCGACGACAGCTCCATCGGCCCGCACATGGCGTACGCCGTGCAGTGGTGGCTGTTCGCCGCCGGGGTCCCGGTGGGCTTCGTGGTCCTGGCCCGGCGTGAGAAGCGCGACCGGGTCGCCGCCGCGGAGGCGGCCGCCGCGGCCGCCGAGGACGCGACACCGGAACCGGAGCCCGAGCCGGCCCAGGGGTGA
- a CDS encoding DEDDh family exonuclease — MTMLDDPQTAAPWPAAYPQGYAVVDVETTGLARDDRIVSAAVYRLDARGDVEDHWYTLVNPERDPGPVWIHGLTSDVLEGAPLFPEIAAELSERLADRVLVAHNAAFDWSMLAREYARASVTAPVRQRLCTIALAKELRLPLANHKLASLAEHFGVVQQHAHHALDDARVLAEAFRPSLHAAARDGVRLPLLECRPLTEWSQSPVAPRSGSSSSYGGHGTWRASRKRPACPYPNPGRYEKDKPLKQGMRVAFSGDTSVDRELLEDRAVEAGLHVATSVSRLTSLLVTNDPDSATSKTVKAKAYGTPVLDESAFTHLLRDVAPAVAKVPAPTPSSE, encoded by the coding sequence GTGACCATGCTCGACGACCCGCAGACCGCAGCGCCCTGGCCGGCCGCCTACCCGCAGGGGTACGCGGTCGTCGACGTGGAGACCACCGGGCTCGCCCGGGACGACCGGATAGTGTCCGCCGCGGTCTACCGCCTGGACGCGCGGGGCGACGTCGAGGACCACTGGTACACGCTGGTCAATCCGGAGCGCGACCCGGGTCCGGTCTGGATCCACGGGCTGACGAGCGACGTGCTGGAAGGGGCCCCGCTCTTCCCCGAGATCGCCGCCGAGCTGTCCGAACGGCTGGCGGACCGGGTGCTCGTCGCGCACAACGCCGCGTTCGACTGGTCGATGCTGGCGCGGGAGTACGCGCGCGCCTCGGTCACCGCGCCGGTGCGGCAGCGGCTGTGCACCATCGCGCTGGCCAAGGAGCTCCGGCTGCCGCTGGCCAACCACAAGCTGGCGTCCCTCGCGGAGCACTTCGGCGTGGTCCAGCAGCACGCGCACCACGCGCTGGACGACGCGCGGGTGCTGGCGGAGGCGTTCCGCCCGAGCCTGCACGCGGCGGCGCGGGACGGGGTGCGGCTGCCGCTCCTGGAGTGCCGGCCGCTGACCGAGTGGTCGCAGTCGCCGGTGGCCCCGCGGTCCGGGTCCTCCTCCTCGTACGGGGGACACGGCACCTGGCGCGCCTCGCGGAAGCGTCCGGCGTGCCCGTATCCGAACCCGGGACGGTACGAGAAGGACAAACCGCTCAAGCAGGGCATGCGGGTGGCGTTCTCCGGGGACACCTCGGTCGACCGCGAACTGCTGGAGGACCGCGCGGTGGAGGCGGGGCTGCACGTGGCAACCAGCGTCTCCCGGCTGACCAGCCTGCTCGTCACCAACGACCCGGACTCGGCGACGTCGAAGACGGTGAAGGCGAAGGCCTACGGCACCCCGGTCCTGGACGAGAGCGCCTTCACCCATCTCCTGCGCGATGTCGCCCCGGCCGTCGCGAAGGTGCCGGCGCCCACGCCGTCATCGGAGTGA